A window of Theileria parva strain Muguga chromosome 4 map unlocalized ctg_529, whole genome shotgun sequence genomic DNA:
CTGTAGTATTATCCACAGTGTCTGTGTTAGTAGTTTCTTCATCAGTTACACTACCACTAGCTGTACTATTGTCCTCAGAATCTTTCTTCTTATTCTCCACACTCTCTACAGTATCTACAGTATTTACACTATCCGTAGTAtcaacagtgttaacactattaagGGTGTTAAGGTGTTTGATGGTATGATTGAGCATGAAGTGGCAGTTGTATAGAGAGGACAGCCGTGAGATATTCTGTATTAGGTTCCCAATTCCGTATAGAAAATAAATCACAAAGTTCTTATTCTCATTAAATACttttaaatattctttAACTCCACTAATACCCTCATGAACATTAACAGAACGATCCAGCAATATGCAATAATTAACCAAATTCACCAATTTAtcattcaaattattacttcTCATATAGGCAATCCAGTCCACACCATCTACACTATCCTCATTATTCTTAGTATTATCCTCAGTATTCTTCACAGTATCAGTAGTATTATCCTTAGTATTATCCACAGTATTCTTAGTATCttttacagtattatccTTAGTATTCTTAGTATCTTCAGTGTGAGAGTTGATGATAGTGAAGAACTTGTATAGTAATCTTTTTTCTATTAAACTTAGATATTTACTACGAAATATACTATTCTTATCATATACCAACTCATTCCACCGTTCCCTCGTATCCTCCCCCGTATCCTCCCCTGTATCCTCTTTATCCTTAGTATTATCTTTATCCCCCGTATTCCCCGTATCCTCAGTATTATCTCCATTAGTACTATTTAAAGTACTATTAAGAGTATTAACAGTGGTGAAGAGTATGTTTTGTGTGTGATTGGTGCAGAATTGTAGATTTCTGTGTAGATTAGTTTGAATGAGGAATTTGCAAAATAGTGAATTCTTTATAAACAACTTCGGGTACAcatcaatattatacttGTTACTCTCATTTCTCATCTCTTCCCATACTCTTATACGGTCCTCTTCATTTTCTACATACGGTAGGATTGATTTTAGGTTTTCCGTTACGGTGTCAGGTCCAACAGCACTATTATCTGTACTCTCCACTTTATCCACATTCTCACCATCTTCCACATTCTCCACATCATCTACAGTATCTTCTACACTACTATCAACTGTATCAGTAgtagtataaatagtatgaGTGGTATGAGAGGGATGGGAAAGTTTGAGGAATTGAGTGAGATTGAGTGATCTGAAGTGATTCCCGTAATCTGAAAACTTATCTACATGTAACactttaatattattcttGGTTAATATGGAACCAATTAAACAATTCACCAGCCCCGTTCCATATATTACCACATCATACTCATACTCTTCCATATTCACACAATTgtattaacaataattatactaactttattaataattataatatagtaattaGTGAGTAATGGCTGGGAATGTGTAGTTTGTCGGGATAATGAGATATTATCCTCCAAATCCAACAATTTACTCCACTTACCATTCTATTTTAttccatttattattccatttattattccattattatttataatttttttgccatatcattttctaattattatttaatattgtgtaagaatgtgtaaatatctgtggaaatgtgtaaattactataaaaatccgtaataatgtataaatatctGTAAAACTAtatagaaatgtgtaaaactgtgtaaataatgtagaaatgtgtaaagtaaTGTGATAGCAATGGACTTGCTGGATTTGAGGTATGAGTTTATAAAATCTAAAGAATTGGAATTAGAGCAGTTATTTACCAGGAATAGGCATTTCCATTTTACTCAGTGGGACTTACACCTCTTACTCCTAGGCGTTACCTCATCCCTACTACTCCTCAGCTTCATCATCAAGAATCTATTCTTCTCTCTTCAACACTATTTCATTCTACTACTACTCATACAATTCAGACTCCTACCAGATCTCTCCACtctatacaatattattatcaacatCTTCATCAGTTTACTCACCACCATCACACATGTCAGTATTAACTACTGTAAATTCTCTACCTCTACCAAGCGGGTTACCATACTAACTGTGTTACTATTGCTGAGTACAACTACAAACCTATTGGTTTGGATGGTATTGAGTGTTAAACTGGTTAGTGACGTGGATAGAATTTTGGAACTGCATGTAATTACCTTGATTGAGTTCTTCTCACTACTGCTGGGCACTCTGTTACTCCTCTCCGCCgtcttcttcatcatcaaaCTATACTCCATCTCCTACAtactcattattattatcacatTCTCATTATTATCCAGGTGGAAGTTTCTCATTCCCCTTGTCAATAATATCAGTAGTAAGAGTAATAGg
This region includes:
- a CDS encoding GDP dissociation inhibitor family protein, yielding MEEYEYDVVIYGTGLVNCLIGSILTKNNIKVLHVDKFSDYGNHFRSLNLTQFLKLSHPSHTTHTIYTTTDTVDSSVEDTVDDVENVEDGENVDKVESTDNSAVGPDTVTENLKSILPYVENEEDRIRVWEEMRNESNKYNIDVYPKLFIKNSLFCKFLIQTNLHRNLQFCTNHTQNILFTTVNTLNSTLNSTNGDNTEDTGNTGDKDNTKDKEDTGEDTGEDTRERWNELVYDKNSIFRSKYLSLIEKRLLYKFFTIINSHTEDTKNTKDNTVKDTKNTVDNTKDNTTDTVKNTEDNTKNNEDSVDGVDWIAYMRSNNLNDKLVNLVNYCILLDRSVNVHEGISGVKEYLKVFNENKNFVIYFLYGIGNLIQNISRLSSLYNCHFMLNHTIKHLNTLNSVNTVDTTDSVNTVDTVESVENKKKDSEDNSTASGSVTDEETTNTDTVDNTTDTVDRVDVVNRRLELILDEYRIYTRYIISEYDIPNCVENDSTADSSDERVIIVYIISNKKLLNDFNLCIVMPKSNSYTGNTTTTDNIDDTGNTMNTDNTMNTDDTYGTEKLDNKVVYILQVCKETCNTPDDKYLIYFITKTSDGSEIVVNALVEEMMELYVRLGNDLNTILYTTYNTFNTHNTIHIFSPCSNTTTTIDTSVNDTTGVTDIGSVTGVGGIVEYEELRGDDMRIYKCKYKSDNVILLSNELNISHHISQFFLSLYNNHTDNSVNTGNTMGTVNTSNTGDNSNTVENTVSVNSVDMLEDYLKYKVEEEEGFDINCEFLNDLISKFSFQ